The Micromonospora sp. NBC_01740 genome includes a window with the following:
- a CDS encoding TIGR03557 family F420-dependent LLM class oxidoreductase yields MRIGYFLSTEEYTPAELLEQARGAERAGFEALWISDHYHPWTDAQGQSPFVWSVIGALSQVCRLPVTTAVTCPTVRIHPAVLAQAAATSAVLHSGRFVLGVGSGEALNEHILGDAWPQADVRLEMLEEAVDVMRELWRGGFVNHHGKHYTVEHARIYTLPDTPPPVYVSGFGPKAVDLAARIGDGFVNTSPDAELVRRFRENGGGDKPCQAGFKAAYAQTEEEGVRIAYERWPNAGVPGELSQVLPSPRHFEQAGQLVRPEAMKEAFVCGRDTDAHLAKIEEYAKAGFDEVYVANTGPNWQGLLDLYQHEVFPRVR; encoded by the coding sequence ATGAGGATCGGCTACTTTCTGTCCACCGAGGAGTACACGCCGGCCGAGCTGCTGGAGCAGGCGCGCGGCGCGGAGCGGGCCGGCTTCGAGGCGCTCTGGATCTCCGACCACTACCACCCGTGGACGGACGCGCAGGGGCAGAGCCCCTTCGTCTGGTCGGTGATCGGCGCGCTCAGCCAGGTCTGCCGGCTCCCGGTCACCACCGCCGTGACCTGCCCGACCGTGCGCATCCACCCGGCCGTCCTGGCGCAGGCGGCGGCCACCAGCGCGGTCCTGCACTCCGGGCGGTTCGTACTCGGGGTGGGCAGCGGCGAGGCGCTCAACGAGCACATCCTCGGCGACGCCTGGCCGCAGGCCGACGTCCGGCTGGAGATGCTGGAGGAGGCCGTCGACGTGATGCGCGAGCTGTGGCGGGGCGGCTTCGTCAACCACCACGGCAAGCACTACACCGTCGAGCACGCCCGGATCTACACGCTGCCGGACACTCCCCCGCCGGTCTACGTCTCGGGCTTCGGCCCCAAGGCCGTCGACCTCGCCGCCCGCATCGGCGACGGCTTCGTCAACACCTCGCCCGACGCCGAACTCGTCCGGCGGTTCCGGGAGAACGGCGGCGGCGACAAGCCGTGCCAGGCCGGCTTCAAGGCGGCGTACGCGCAGACCGAGGAAGAGGGCGTGCGGATCGCGTACGAGCGCTGGCCGAACGCCGGGGTGCCCGGTGAGCTGTCCCAGGTGCTGCCGTCGCCGCGGCACTTCGAGCAGGCCGGCCAGCTGGTCCGGCCGGAGGCGATGAAGGAGGCCTTCGTCTGCGGGCGGGACACCGACGCGCACCTGGCGAAGATCGAGGAGTACGCCAAGGCCGGCTTCGACGAGGTCTACGTGGCCAACACCGGCCCGAACTGGCAGGGCCTGCTCGACCTCTACCAGCACGAGGTGTTCCCCCGCGTACGCTGA